A genomic region of Eucalyptus grandis isolate ANBG69807.140 chromosome 5, ASM1654582v1, whole genome shotgun sequence contains the following coding sequences:
- the LOC120294044 gene encoding cysteine-rich repeat secretory protein 1-like, with protein sequence MDPRNLRLLLILVFASTIDAQDLFPKPYCGSTGNFSADSTYQTTLTALLSSISTTNSLSLTYGFFNASSAVSGASQTLYVIGSCRGDLIAESCRTCLNGSASDIRDLCPLQKEAVLYSENCTVRYSNTSIFRTLETDPDYQLHCWTVCGARRRAAAR encoded by the exons atggaTCCTCGGAATCTCCGTCTCTTGCTTATTCTCGTGTTTGCTTCCACCATCGACGCCCAAGATCTCTTCCCAAAGCCGTACTGCGGTTCGACCGGCAACTTCAGCGCCGACAGCACCTACCAAACCACCCTCACCGCcctcctctcctccatctccaccaccaactCCTTGTCCCTCACCTACGGCTTCTTCAACGCCTCCTCCGCCGTCTCCGGCGCCTCCCAAACCCTCTATGTCATCGGCTCCTGCCGCGGCGACCTCATCGCCGAGAGCTGCCGCACCTGCCTCAATGGCTCAGCCTCCGACATCCGCGATCTATGCCCCCTCCAGAAGGAGGCGGTCCTCTACAGCGAGAACTGCACCGTCCGTTACTCCAACACCTCGATCTTCCGCACACTCGAAACCGACCCTGACTACCAGCT ACACTGCTGGACCGTCTGCGGGGCgaggcggcgggcggcggctcGCTGA
- the LOC104445468 gene encoding putative receptor-like protein kinase At4g00960 → MTQCTPDLTDQQCSDCLVTVIGRLGQCCAGKMGVRIMAPSCQFRYETNDRFFDLVGEPLPPSPTPLSPAADAPPPSPGGKSSSTKTVIIAVATSASAVLVIGVVILLIMKRKRKQPRQRVEGEVEDEISTAESLQFDFGTIRAATDNFSDSKKLGQGGFGAVYLGQLSNGQEIAVKRLSQNSGQGEVEFKNEVMLLARLQHRNLVRLLGFCLEGVERLLIYEFVPNSSLDQFIFDPLKRANLGWDRRHKIIMGVAQGMLYLHEDSRLRIIHRDLKASNILLDSNMNPKISDFGMARLFESDQTQAKTNQVVGTYGYMAPEYVMHGNFSVKSDVFSFGVLILEIVSGQRNNLFQAGDNTEVLISYVWKNWREGTISNIIDPCITYNLSTEIVRCVHIGLLCVQENVANRPTMASILLMLNSHSVTLQVPSQPAFFLHSGNESDMSSTQDYSSRVPEVDKSRNKSNQFLKKEASMTEPYPR, encoded by the exons ATGACACAATGCACGCCGGACTTGACCGACCAGCAATGCAGCGACTGCCTGGTGACAGTCATCGGGAGACTGGGGCAGTGCTGTGCCGGGAAGATGGGAGTGAGGATCATGGCCCCAAGTTGCCAGTTCCGGTACGAGACCAATGATCGATTCTTCGACCTGGTTGGCGAGCCACTTCCGCCGTCGCCCACACCGCTATCACCGGCGGCAGACGCACCGCCTCCTTCGCCAg GTGGAAAGAGCAGTTCAACGAAGACTGTGATCATTGCAGTTGCGACAAGTGCTTCTGCGGTCCTTGTTATCGGCGTTGTCATACTCCTGATAATGAAAAGGAAGCGGAAGCAGCCCAGACAAAGAGTTGAAG GTGAAGTTGAGGATGAAATAAGCACGGCAGAGTCACTGCAATTTGATTTTGGCACTATTAGAGCGGCAACTGATAACTTCTCTGATTCCAAGAAGCTTGGACAAGGCGGTTTTGGTGCTGTTTACTTG GGTCAGCTCTCCAACGGACAAGAAATTGCGGTAAAACGGCTGTCACAGAATTCTGGACAAGGAGAAGTAGAATTCAAGAATGAGGTCATGTTATTAGCTAGGCTACAACATAGGAACTTGGTCAGGCTCCTTGGTTTTTGCCTAGAAGGAGTTGAGCGGCTTCTCATTTATGAGTTTGTGCCCAATTCAAGCCTTGACCAGTTCATATTCG ATCCCTTGAAGCGTGCAAATCTCGGCTGGGATAGGCGCCACAAAATAATAATGGGTGTTGCTCAAGGGATGCTTTACCTACACGAGGACTCTCGACTTCGTATCATTCATCGGGACCTCAAAGCCAGCAACATTTTGTTGGACTCAAACATGAATCCTAAAATATCAGATTTCGGTATGGCGAGGCTGTTCGAGTCGGACCAAACTCAAGCAAAGACAAACCAAGTCGTGGGGACCTA CGGTTATATGGCACCGGAGTATGTAATGCATGGAAACTTTTCTGTCAAGTCCGATGTCTTCAGTTTCGGAGTGCTAATTTTGGAGATTGTGAGTGGTCAAAGGAACAATCTTTTCCAAGCGGGCGATAACACAGAGGTCCTCATAAGCTAT GTTTGGAAGAATTGGAGGGAAGGAACAATATCAAATATCATTGATCCCTGTATAACTTATAATTTGAGTACTGAAATTGTGAGGTGTGTCCACATTGGTCTACTATGCGTCCAAGAAAATGTGGCTAATCGACCGACAATGGCCTCAATCCTTCTCATGCTTAACAGCCACTCCGTCACACTCCAAGTGCCATCACAACCTGCGTTCTTTTTGCACAGCGGCAACGAGTCCGATATGTCATCAACGCAAGATTACAGTTCGAGAGTGCCTGAGGTCGACAAATCAAGAAACAAATCAAACCAGTTCTTGAAAAAGGAGGCCTCCATGACCGAGCCATATCCACGGTAG